In Symmachiella dynata, the following are encoded in one genomic region:
- a CDS encoding peptidyl-alpha-hydroxyglycine alpha-amidating lyase family protein: MSLYRSTIKAVMAFAVLACISTLAAADEPRIDFTAVLDAIEVPDDIELGKCSGVGVDKQGRIFLLHRGKRPVLSFDKTGKFLRAFGDDYVATGHGLKVDQQGHVWVTCTEQHMVYKFNGDGKLLLALGQIDKPGTGSDPPQFDQPTDVAIGPQGEIYVADGYGNSRMVKFSPEGKFLATWGQAGEQPGQFHAPHQVVVDSDGQVIVADRDNNRLQVFDGNGKFLKAYPVKTAFGVALDRDGVLFACSGDKIHQLNKSGSVVKSWGEEGSGPLEFGIGHQIAIDRAGNLYVAEVGSKRLQKLRRHSR; this comes from the coding sequence TGAGTCTCTACCGATCAACCATTAAAGCCGTCATGGCATTTGCCGTTTTGGCCTGCATCTCCACGCTGGCTGCTGCTGACGAACCGCGAATTGATTTTACCGCCGTGTTGGATGCGATTGAGGTTCCCGACGATATCGAACTGGGGAAATGCTCCGGCGTCGGTGTCGACAAGCAAGGTCGTATTTTTCTACTACATCGCGGCAAGCGGCCGGTTTTGAGCTTCGATAAAACGGGCAAGTTCCTGCGTGCGTTTGGTGACGATTACGTGGCCACCGGGCATGGGTTGAAAGTCGATCAACAAGGGCATGTGTGGGTGACCTGCACCGAGCAGCATATGGTTTACAAATTCAATGGCGACGGCAAATTGCTGTTAGCCCTGGGGCAAATCGACAAACCGGGCACGGGCAGCGATCCGCCGCAATTCGATCAACCGACCGACGTCGCTATCGGCCCCCAGGGCGAGATCTACGTCGCCGATGGTTACGGGAACAGCCGGATGGTCAAGTTTTCCCCTGAGGGAAAATTTCTGGCAACGTGGGGACAAGCGGGCGAACAACCGGGGCAGTTTCATGCTCCGCACCAAGTGGTCGTCGATTCCGACGGTCAGGTGATCGTCGCTGATCGTGACAACAATCGCCTGCAGGTTTTTGACGGAAACGGAAAATTCCTCAAAGCCTATCCCGTGAAGACGGCCTTCGGCGTGGCGCTGGATCGCGACGGCGTGCTGTTTGCCTGTAGCGGGGACAAGATTCACCAACTCAACAAATCGGGCAGCGTGGTTAAGTCGTGGGGCGAAGAAGGTAGCGGCCCGCTGGAGTTCGGCATCGGCCATCAAATCGCCATCGACCGCGCGGGGAATCTTTATGTCGCCGAAGTAGGTAGCAAACGTCTACAGAAACTAAGGCGGCACAGCCGCTAG